GGACGTCTACAGGCGGAAATCCATGTACTATCATCCCGACAAAGGCGGGGACTCTGAGAAGTTCAAGAGATTGACCGCGGCCTACGAGCTCATCCTGAAGAGCAGAGGTGAGAAAGGGGCCTGAAGAGTACAGAAAAGGAGAAAAAAACGATTATGGAACTCCAGAAAGAAGTGGACGCCGAGACGGGGCAGGAGATGATACAGCTCTTGGAGAATGGCTGTGTCATAGCCCGCATCTATCCCCACCCGGAGGGAATCAGGATAGTCAGTGAGTACCTTGATGGCGTCGAGCACGAGGCTGTTATGCCGCCAGCCTTGGTCGTGAAGTTCACCCGGGGTGTCGTCCTGGAGTCGGAGACGCCGGAGGAGGGGGGCACCTTACTTGCCGGCTGGCCATGCTGCGCCTGCGATGAGATGATCATGGATGACCCGGATGCCTCGGTCGTCCTCGTTGATAAACTGGCGACCTGGGAATACCCCAGTTGGGGCAACATCCTGGAAGGGTCTGGCGGCCGGGCATCCGCCTCACTCTGCGGCCGTTGTACCAATGAAGAGCGGCCTCCCAAGTATGCCATCAGGAACGAAGGTGAGGTTCATATCCGGGTACCACTCGACGAACTGGAAGACCTTGAAGGGGAAAGGGAATGAAAGCAAGTCTGGAAGCCAAAGAGACAGAATACCGGGGTGTCGTCCTGGAGTCGGAGACGCCGGAGGAGAAAGAGGTCCTAAACAGGATCTGGTCAGGCCATGGCCGGCCGGTGGAGATTGCACGCCTCCTGAATGACCAGGTCAAGCTAGTGATAGCGCCGACACCGCAAGGGGAGGATATCCCTCGACTGCCCGGCAAAGGAGAAGAGAGATGACCGTAGAGCCGCTGCCTCTTCCCGAGGAGGAAAACGCCACCATCACCAATAACTCCCAACCGCGGCCAGACGCCCCGGAAGTCATTGAGGGTGCTGACGACCAGGAGATTGAGATGTCGCTGGAGGATTGGAGAAGATTGTACGGTGCCCTAGAGCGGAGGAATAAGGGCATGACCGGCTTCCGGAGACTCTACCCGCTGTGAGGAACCATGACCGAGTCCAGTGACTACTCCCAAGACCCCATCTGCAGGCTCTGCGAAGTCCCTTACGCCGATCACCCGCGGTGCCAGTGCTGCGGTATCTACTGCGGCCCCAACCATTACCGCGAGGGGGTCTCCCGGTACCGCGACAAGCGGCTCTGCTCCTCGTGTATTGAGGCATGGCCGGTCATGGAAAAGAGGGTCGGCCATAAGGTTCCCTGGCTGGCGTTTGTCAACCGCGACAGGTACTACCGGGCCGATGGCCAACCATTGAAAGAAGCGAGGAGGTAAAACCATGAAGTGCCCAAAAACATTGCACCCTGAGTCAGTCGTCGGGAATTCGGAACAGTGGGTATACGAAGATTGTCTCCAGGAGATGTGTGCCTGGTGGGAACAAGACGTGAACCTGTGTGCCATAAAGGCTGGCCGCTTCTGGAGACGGCCTGTTCGATGAGAACGGCGGGAGGATTGCCGGAGATACGGAAGAATCGATATACCATGCGTTACGGCTCCCCTATCAAGAGCCCTGGGAGAGGGACTGAGCGGAGTCAGCCCCCCCACTTGATCAGCTTTGCGAAGATGAGGGACCCCACGGCTACGACTACGGCGCCGCCTGTGATGCACATGAAGCCAACATCAGCTCCGAAG
Above is a window of Dehalococcoidales bacterium DNA encoding:
- a CDS encoding histidine kinase, with the translated sequence MKGLTRTLAVALEAVGICAGVVGIGIEVAFGADVGFMCITGGAVVVAVGSLIFAKLIKWGG